From Acanthopagrus latus isolate v.2019 chromosome 22, fAcaLat1.1, whole genome shotgun sequence, the proteins below share one genomic window:
- the LOC119013131 gene encoding beta-taxilin-like isoform X1 has translation METSVKATEVLVPPQSDMASSSSSSSPDTVGEAAAPPAACGSSSVNPMEEFNRRLEDIISTYGSAASALDKQSLMEVESEKTKTEAKADIAVAMEKEESLIMQSLKNISSPEKKLKELVRKYAELAALRHSDEKKLCVLQQLQAESQRSITARSKLETLCRELQGHYDTLREETLQRCREDEEKRQEMASHFQAKLTEIQAQIEQHSVRNDKLCHENTNLTNKLEGLMNQCELREESLEKINDRRDLQQKLTDAKLQQANALLAEAEEKHKREKEYLLVQAAEWKLQAQTLREQETVMQAQLTLYAQKFDEFQATLAKSNEIYTRFKKEMDNMSDKMKKMDKESNLWKQRFENCNKALTDMIEERAEKAREYDLFVLKIQKLEKLCNILQQERVVLYAKIKQVRTANSNIPARVFGSSNPDDVPDVEDADKSAPLTPVELQEIQEDDPVLTEDMSRLREQQTKLQEFADSLLASTSDNDDEKEKDDLDTEEDLMASAFGQFTTKTKVKKEVVSVPEQVAEVIPKPAVSPPEALTPVENASETTPANTKQEAAQVRPQVEEKEAEPVKPAEEIQQKPAEATSDPERVETNPPADLKTEAVEAEMSVETGEVKPVVPVEEEKVQAEPAQVPEEASTKTKSEKSPEATASSNASSSKKQTPKKKKKRTAKNAS, from the exons ATGGAGACATCAGTGAAAGCAACTGAGGTGTTGGTGCCGCCCCAGTCGGACatggcttcctcctcctcctcctcctctccggaCACTGTTGGTGAGGcggcagctcctcctgcagcctgcgGCTCCTCCTCCGTCAACCCGATGGAGGAGTTCAACAGGCGGCTGGAGGACATCATCAGCACCTACGGATCTGCAGCCAGCGCGCTGGACAAACAG AGTCTGATGGAGGTGGAGTCAGAAAAGACGAAGACGGAGGCAAAGGCTGACATCGCGGTTGCCATGGAGAAAG AAGAGTCTCTCATCATGCAGAGTCTGAAAAATATCTCTTCTCCAGAAAAGAAACTGAAGGAGCTGGTCAGGAAATACGCTGAACTG gcAGCCTTGCGGCACAGTGATGAGAAGaagctgtgtgtcctgcagcaaCTGCAGGCTGAAAGTCAGCGCAGCATCACAGCCCGCAGCAAGCTGGAGACTCTGTGCCGAGAGCTGCAGGGACACTACGACACACTGAGG GAAGAGACCCTTCAGCGCTgcagggaggatgaggagaagagacAAGAGATGGCCAGCCACTTCCAGGCGAAGCTGACGGAAATCCAGGCCCAGATCGAGCAGCACAGCGTCAGAAACGACAAGCTGTGCCACGAAAACACCAACCTGACCAACAAACTGGAGGGTCTCATGAACCAGTGCGAGCTGAGGGAGGAG AGTTTGGAGAAGATCAACGACCGCCGCGACCTGCAGCAAAAACTGACCGACGCCAAACTGCAGCAGGCCAACGCTCTGCTGGCCGAGGCCgaggagaaacacaagagagagaaagaatac TTACTGGTTCAGGCTGCTGAGTGGAAACTGCAGGCTCAGACACTCAGAGAGCAGGAGACTGTGATGCAGGCACAG CTGACGCTGTACGCTCAGAAGTTCGACGAGTTTCAGGCGACTCTGGCGAAAAGCAACGAAATCTACACCCGCTTCAAGAAGGAGATGGACAAT ATGTCAGATAAGATGAAGAAAATGGATAAAGAGTCAAATCTGTGGAAGCAGAGGTTTGAGAACTGCAACAAGGCTCTGACGGACATGATTGAGGAG agAGCAGAAAAAGCCAGAGAGTACGACCTGTTCGTCCTGAAGATTCAGAAGCTGGAGAAGTTGTGTAATATCCTCCAGCAGGAGAGGGTCGTCCTCTATGCCAAGATCAAGCAAGTCCGCACCGCCAACTCCAACATCCCAGCGAGGGTGTTTGGCAGCTCTAACCCTGATGATGTCCCTGATGTTGAAGATGCTGATAAATCCGCCCCGCTGACCCCTGTGGAGCTCCAGGAGATCCAGGAGGACGACCCGGTCCTAACAGAGGACATGAGCCGTCTGCGGGAGCAGCAGACCAAGCTGCAGGAGTTTGCCGACTCCTTGTTGGCTTCCACCAGTGACAACGACGATGAAAAGGAGAAGGATGATTTGGACACTGAAGAGGATTTGATGGCTTCTGCATTCGGCCAGTTCACAACCAAAACTAAGGTCAAGAAGGAGGTGGTTTCGGTCCCTGAGCAGGTCGCGGAAGTGATCCCAAAGCCAGCCGTGTCGCCACCAGAAGCTCTAACACCTGTGGAGAACGCTTCTGAAACGACGCCcgcaaacacaaaacaagaagcaGCACAAGTTCGTCCccaggtggaggagaaagaggcggAACCAGTGAAACCGGCTGAGGAGATCCAGCAGAAGCCCGCTGAAGCGACGTCAGATCCTGAGAGAGTCGAGACCAATCCACCAGCTGACCTGAAGACAGAAGCCGTAGAGGCTGAGATGTCAGTCGAGACCGGCGAGGTCAAACCAGTGGTCCCAGTGGAAGAGGAGAAGGTCCAGGCTGAACCAGCACAAGTGCCAGAAGAAGCATCAACCAAGACAAAGTCGGAAAAATCACCCGAAGCGACTGCCTCCTCCAATGCCAGCTCTTCTAAGAAGCAaacaccaaagaagaagaagaagaggaccGCCAAGAACGCGAGCTAA
- the LOC119013131 gene encoding beta-taxilin-like isoform X2 yields the protein METSVKATEVLVPPQSDMASSSSSSSPDTVGEAAAPPAACGSSSVNPMEEFNRRLEDIISTYGSAASALDKQSLMEVESEKTKTEAKADIAVAMEKEESLIMQSLKNISSPEKKLKELVRKYAELAALRHSDEKKLCVLQQLQAESQRSITARSKLETLCRELQGHYDTLREETLQRCREDEEKRQEMASHFQAKLTEIQAQIEQHSVRNDKLCHENTNLTNKLEGLMNQCELREESLEKINDRRDLQQKLTDAKLQQANALLAEAEEKHKREKEYLLREAIDKTKKCFAMKEQELAMKKKLTLYAQKFDEFQATLAKSNEIYTRFKKEMDNMSDKMKKMDKESNLWKQRFENCNKALTDMIEERAEKAREYDLFVLKIQKLEKLCNILQQERVVLYAKIKQVRTANSNIPARVFGSSNPDDVPDVEDADKSAPLTPVELQEIQEDDPVLTEDMSRLREQQTKLQEFADSLLASTSDNDDEKEKDDLDTEEDLMASAFGQFTTKTKVKKEVVSVPEQVAEVIPKPAVSPPEALTPVENASETTPANTKQEAAQVRPQVEEKEAEPVKPAEEIQQKPAEATSDPERVETNPPADLKTEAVEAEMSVETGEVKPVVPVEEEKVQAEPAQVPEEASTKTKSEKSPEATASSNASSSKKQTPKKKKKRTAKNAS from the exons ATGGAGACATCAGTGAAAGCAACTGAGGTGTTGGTGCCGCCCCAGTCGGACatggcttcctcctcctcctcctcctctccggaCACTGTTGGTGAGGcggcagctcctcctgcagcctgcgGCTCCTCCTCCGTCAACCCGATGGAGGAGTTCAACAGGCGGCTGGAGGACATCATCAGCACCTACGGATCTGCAGCCAGCGCGCTGGACAAACAG AGTCTGATGGAGGTGGAGTCAGAAAAGACGAAGACGGAGGCAAAGGCTGACATCGCGGTTGCCATGGAGAAAG AAGAGTCTCTCATCATGCAGAGTCTGAAAAATATCTCTTCTCCAGAAAAGAAACTGAAGGAGCTGGTCAGGAAATACGCTGAACTG gcAGCCTTGCGGCACAGTGATGAGAAGaagctgtgtgtcctgcagcaaCTGCAGGCTGAAAGTCAGCGCAGCATCACAGCCCGCAGCAAGCTGGAGACTCTGTGCCGAGAGCTGCAGGGACACTACGACACACTGAGG GAAGAGACCCTTCAGCGCTgcagggaggatgaggagaagagacAAGAGATGGCCAGCCACTTCCAGGCGAAGCTGACGGAAATCCAGGCCCAGATCGAGCAGCACAGCGTCAGAAACGACAAGCTGTGCCACGAAAACACCAACCTGACCAACAAACTGGAGGGTCTCATGAACCAGTGCGAGCTGAGGGAGGAG AGTTTGGAGAAGATCAACGACCGCCGCGACCTGCAGCAAAAACTGACCGACGCCAAACTGCAGCAGGCCAACGCTCTGCTGGCCGAGGCCgaggagaaacacaagagagagaaagaatac TTGCTTAGGGAGGCtattgacaaaacaaagaaatgcttCGCTATGAAGGAGCAGGAGCTGGCCATGAAGAAGAAG CTGACGCTGTACGCTCAGAAGTTCGACGAGTTTCAGGCGACTCTGGCGAAAAGCAACGAAATCTACACCCGCTTCAAGAAGGAGATGGACAAT ATGTCAGATAAGATGAAGAAAATGGATAAAGAGTCAAATCTGTGGAAGCAGAGGTTTGAGAACTGCAACAAGGCTCTGACGGACATGATTGAGGAG agAGCAGAAAAAGCCAGAGAGTACGACCTGTTCGTCCTGAAGATTCAGAAGCTGGAGAAGTTGTGTAATATCCTCCAGCAGGAGAGGGTCGTCCTCTATGCCAAGATCAAGCAAGTCCGCACCGCCAACTCCAACATCCCAGCGAGGGTGTTTGGCAGCTCTAACCCTGATGATGTCCCTGATGTTGAAGATGCTGATAAATCCGCCCCGCTGACCCCTGTGGAGCTCCAGGAGATCCAGGAGGACGACCCGGTCCTAACAGAGGACATGAGCCGTCTGCGGGAGCAGCAGACCAAGCTGCAGGAGTTTGCCGACTCCTTGTTGGCTTCCACCAGTGACAACGACGATGAAAAGGAGAAGGATGATTTGGACACTGAAGAGGATTTGATGGCTTCTGCATTCGGCCAGTTCACAACCAAAACTAAGGTCAAGAAGGAGGTGGTTTCGGTCCCTGAGCAGGTCGCGGAAGTGATCCCAAAGCCAGCCGTGTCGCCACCAGAAGCTCTAACACCTGTGGAGAACGCTTCTGAAACGACGCCcgcaaacacaaaacaagaagcaGCACAAGTTCGTCCccaggtggaggagaaagaggcggAACCAGTGAAACCGGCTGAGGAGATCCAGCAGAAGCCCGCTGAAGCGACGTCAGATCCTGAGAGAGTCGAGACCAATCCACCAGCTGACCTGAAGACAGAAGCCGTAGAGGCTGAGATGTCAGTCGAGACCGGCGAGGTCAAACCAGTGGTCCCAGTGGAAGAGGAGAAGGTCCAGGCTGAACCAGCACAAGTGCCAGAAGAAGCATCAACCAAGACAAAGTCGGAAAAATCACCCGAAGCGACTGCCTCCTCCAATGCCAGCTCTTCTAAGAAGCAaacaccaaagaagaagaagaagaggaccGCCAAGAACGCGAGCTAA